The Candidatus Eisenbacteria bacterium sequence GAGAAAGGCTTCAGCAGATAATCCGAAGCGCCAAATCTCATGGCCTCAACAACGGATTGAACGGAGCTGAAACCTGTGATCATTATTACCCTGGCGTCGGGCCTCAGCTTCTTTAGCTCACTGAGGGTCTCGAGCCCGTTCAGTTCCGGCATTTTTATGTCGAGCACGGCAAGACCGATACCGTGCTCTCTGGCGATGTTGATTGCCTGAGTGCCGGAAGAAGCGGAAAACGTGGCGAAGCCGAGCCTCTTGAGCACCCGCGTGCAGGTGTCCCTGATCGTGGGTTCGTCATCTGCGACCAGAACCTTAAGCTGTTCCATCTCTGCCACTCCGGCGTTCATCCGCGGCTGGACCCTCGGGAGGATTGGCCTCCGCCGGGAGCCAGACAGTAAAGGTCGTGCCAACTCCTTGTGTGCTGGAAACCCCTATCTCTCCCCCGTGCTCTCGCACGATAGTCTTGCACACCGCAAGTCCCAGCCCGAGACCGTGCGCACTTGTTCCGTCAACGTTGCGTTTTGTGGTGAAGACGGGTTCGAATATGTGTTCTATGTGTTCGCCGGCGATTCCGACGCCCGTATCGCTGACCTTGACGAACACCCGTCCTCCTTGAAATCCCGTTTCGACCCGGAGGATTTTCGGTGCTCTACCACGCATGGCGTCCCTGGCGTTGATGAAGAGATTCAGCAACACTTGCCCTATTTGAGCGCTGTCCATCACCAACTCAGGAATTCCCCGGCCGTTTTGTAAGTCTATCTTTATTCCCTCGTTTTCGTACTCTCTGGACAGAAGATCGAGAGTATCACCAATGACCTCCGAAAGACTGGAGGGTTCCTTGTTAGGTGGAATTCGACGCGCAAATTTGTCCAGCTGCTTCGTTATGCCGCTCGCCCTGCGAAGGGTCTTGAGTATGACTTGAAGATCCTTGCGCACCTGGCTGGGAAGCGCCTCGTCCTCCAAGATCAATTCTACGTGGTTCTGGATGCCTCCGTGCAGGTTGTTGAACTCGTGCGCGATACCGACGGCGAGAAACGAGGCCACATCCATTCTCTGGGCGTGAATGACCTGCCGCTGAAGCTCTTTCCAGGCGGTGACGTCCTCTATTATCCCGATGAGTCCGACTTGCTCTCCAGTGTGATCCGTGATGGAAGAAGGATGAATTCTCACGGGGAAAACTTCACCATTCTTCCGCCGAAACACGGTCTCAATAACGTCCGTCCGTCCTGCGAGTGCGCGGCCGACCTGACTGAGATGCTCCAAGACATACCCGTTGGGCGAGTAGGGCCGTGGCGTTCCAGCCCCCATCAGTTCTTCCCTGGAATAACCGGTCATCTCGCACAAGGCGTCGTTGGCGTCCAAGTAGTCGCCTTGAGCATTGAAGTAGACTATCCCCAATCCCGCCTGTCTCACCAAACTCCTGAACATCTCCTCGGACGCTTTGAGTTTCGCTTCGGCCATCTTGCGCTCGCTCACGTCACGACTGACGAAGAGAACGTGGTCCTCGTCCAGCATGACTGCACTCACTTCCAGCGGCACACTAACTCCGTCCTTTGAGACGAAGGTATACTCGGTCCTGACAGACCACGGGTGCGAGCCTCCCTCGAAAATACTCAAGAAGCGATCTCTGTCGAAATGTTCGACCAAATCCGCGCATTTCACGTCGAGAAGTTCTTCGCGTGAATATCCGGTGAGCTTGCAGCACGCAGGATTGACGTCCACAAGCCGCCCCTCTCTGTCGACTACCGACATGATATCCACGGCGCTGTTGAAAAGACCCTTGTACTTCCGTTCAGACTTGCTCAGCTGTTCTGCGAGTCTCCTCTGTTCGGCCTCGGACTTCTCGAGAAGCTTCTCGCGTCTCGTCAGTTCTGTCACGTTTGTAGACGTTCCCAAGAAGCCGTACGGCCGGTTTTCCCTGTCGTGGAGTGGAATGATATTGTGTACGAAGTACTCTTCGTTCCCGGTTTTTCTGTCAATGCTTCGCGTTTCTATCCCGGTGACTGCTTTGCGAGTTCTCAGGGCCTCTGCCATTCCGGAGACGATCGGCGCACTGGCGGCCGAAGAGTTCGACTCCCCAAGGAGCGCGGGCGCATTCAGCATCAATTCGTCTCGCGAAAAACCGAGTGTGCCGCGGCTAACGTATGCCAGCTCCCTATTGAGACCCAGTAACCAGACAACATTCTGATCTTGCTCGACGATACTCCTGAAATCGGAAAGCGAGGGATCACCGGGCTGGATCGCCACCAGCTCTTCACCCTCCAAGGCATAGACGACCTGGGTGTCCACCAGCGGCCTACCGGGTGCCTTCAGTATGCGCAGAGTAGTAGTGCCTCCCCTCGCGTTGGATTGAACGAGGATCCGAGGTATGTCGCGCAATATTGTGAGTCTATCGTCGGCGAACTGACCTTCCAGGTAGCCGAAGTAGGAAGTAGAGTCAAGCCAGAAAAGCTGCGAGAATGCCTTGCCCAGGAGCCTGATCAGCGTGAGCTCTGCATGGCTTTGATGCTCTTTCAAAGGTGGTATGCCGACGACGAAACAATCACTCCCGTGCGCTGAAGCAAATTCAAGAAAGGCATCAAGCTGTTTCTCGGTGTTTCCCGCAAGATCAAAGCAGAAGCTGGAATCACGCTCCACCAGCTCGGCGTACTGGCCGTCCTCCGGACGCCAGGTTATGCAAGCCACCGCGCGCCCGCTCTGTCTGGAGGCGCAGGCAAAACGCTCCGCAAGCTTCCAATAACGTGATGCCTCGTCCACGCACCAGAAGATACAGTCTCCCCGGCGCAGGCCACCGGTCAGCCTGTCGAGACCGGAAATACCCGTCGTGAGGTTGGAGCTCATGGCTACCCTCCGCAGCCCAAGCGACACTCAGCGATCGCCGACTACCCGACTAGCGCGGCGGCTACTTCATCTCAAACACCATCTCGCAGCAATCCTCGCCGCGCCCCATGCATTTCTTTATCGTGCAGGTGAGCCGAGGGTCGACTATCTTCACGGCCTCCATCTCGAACTCGTCGTACGCTCTACAGAGCTCGGGAGTAGATTCTTTCGGCGGATCATCGTACAGAGGGCACTTTAGCCAGCGAAACACGGCTTTCTTTTCCGTGGCGCCCGGCTCCATCTCGACCAGCATTCCGAGTGTTTGTTCGGCAAGAAGAAGATACTCGGCCATACCCTTTGCGTTGCGCGGAAAACGGCCCGAGTCGAAGGCCTTGGGAACCTGCATCCTTGCCACGCGGCGCTGGCCTTCCTTGACTGCCTCGATTCCCTTCTCACCGAGGAGATCGACGACTGCGCGACCCATCTGTCCCCAGATGATTCCGTAGCTTCGGCAGGCCGCCGTCCAAGTCTTCTCGGCTGGCTTGTCTTTGAGAGACTGCGGTAGTTCCTTCAAGACTGTGCCCATGAAATGACCTCCTTCCAGAAAAGCGGCAAGAGCGACCGATTATCACCAGGGTGCCCGGTTGAGCACTCTCCAGCATACCACGTGGTGAGGCTCCGCGCCACTGCCGAGCCTCCAATCCAAATCGGCGGGCACAGGGGGAAAGTCGGCGTCTGAGCGGGGCGAGCGGCGCTGAAAGTGCTCTGAGCGGGGATTCGTTGACTTGAGGCGTGCCGAACGGTATAATAACGTGCGTGCAAAAGGTGCCCCAGAATGGTGTGGTGCACGGGTGAGGGCAGTTATCTGGGGACAGACACAACAAAAACGGTCAACAACGTAGTTGGTTCCTCAGTAGCTCAATGGTAGAGCATCCGGCTGTTAACCGGAGGGTTGTAGGTTCAAATCCTACCTGAGGAGCCACTCTTGTATCCCAATGCGTGCTCCCTCACTGACCGGCCCTGGCGCGGCAACACGCCCGTACAGGGCCAATTTCATTGAGTCCGACGCCAATTCCACCCGGTTCACCACCAGTTTCACGAGGTCTTTCTGCTGATACGGTGGTATCTGCCCAAAGACGTCGCCGAACTCGCCGAGAGCCCGCATCACGTCCCGATGACTCACCGACTCGCGCTCTATCTCCCTGATAGCCTGTTCCACTTCTTGAATCCCGGTCTCAACCCCCTCTCGTCTATCGCCTAACTCTTCTAGTGTCTCTCGTACGAAAACCTCGCCTGACCTTACCCCGTTGTTCTATCCAATCCCAGAGCTAGTCCTGGACGTCTTTGACCCCTACCCAGAAACTGATCCAGCCAAAATTGGAGTTTTCTGGCCCTGCGAGCTCATAGCGAACTGCTCGGCGAACTGCCGTGGCGTCAAATCACCGAGCGAGCTATGAGGCCGAAACACATTGTACTCCTCGCGCCACTTCTCTATTTTCTCCCTGGCATCCTCCATCGACAAGAACCAATTCACGTTCAGGCATTCATCCCGAAACGTTCCATTGAATGACTCGATCATCGCGTTGTCACCGGGCTTGCCGGGCCTCGAGAAATCCAGCGTGACCGCATGTTCGTAGGCCCACTTGTCCAAAACCTTAGAAATGAACTCGCTCCCGTTGTCGCATTGTATGCGATCAGGAACACCCCGCTCCTTCACGAGCCGCCGCACGACGGCGACGACTTCCGCTCCCGTGATGCCCTGACCGGCCTCGATCGCCAGGCACTCACGACTATAATTATCCACTACCGTTAACACCCGAAACCGCCGACCATTGAAAAGACTGTCCACGACAAAATCCATGCTCCAACACGCGTTTGGATACTCCACCACCGGCCGATCCATCCGACGGCTGCCCGTCACATGTCGACGAGGACGTCTGCGGCGCAAGTTCAGACTCTCCTCGCAGTAGATCCGATACACCCGCTTGTGATTGACGCACCAGCCCTCGCGTCGAAGCAGGATATGAATCCGAAGGTATCCGTACCGAACCCGCGTCTCCGCTATCTCACGAATCCGCATCCGCAAAGCCACATCGTCTCTCCTGTGCGATCTGTACCGATGTGACGCCCGCCATATCTCCACCACCTCGCATGCCCGCCGTTCGCTCACCCGATACGCCTCCTGCAGATGCTCCACGCGCTCTCGCTTCTGGGCTGGCCTTAGAGCTTTTTTGACAGCACGTCCTGCAGCATCTGCTTATCCAGACTCAGGTCCGCCACCATACGCTTCAGCCGACGGTTCTCCTCCTCCAACTGCCTCAGACGTCTGAGCTCCGAAATCCCCAACCCCCCGTACTTCCTCTTCCACCGAAAGAACGTCTGCTCACTGATCCCCACCTTCCGGCAGACCTCCACCACCCGCGTGCCCGTCTCAGCCTGGCGCAAAACAAACGCAATCTGCTCCTCCGTGAACTTCGACTTCCTCATGGACAAAACCCCCTTCCAGAGACAGAGATTTTGCCAGAAAACTCACATTATGAGTGGATCATTTTTGCGGGGGGAGGTCCAGGATAGCCCTCTACACAGGAGATGTGATACCACACCAAGAAGCGAACTATCGATCTAAGAAGGAACTCAAAGCCAGCCCATCTGCGCCGGTCAAGGGCTCATTTTGCCTCGTGACGCCGGGAGGCCTCATACGTGCTGGGCGGTATCCTCCTCGGAGGGGGAGGAAAGGCCACCTGTACCCGGTGCAGGTGGAGGTTCTCCTCCGCCCAGGGTGAGAACTCTACATCAGGGTCGGCACCTACACGGGTGAAGATTCTGACGATCTCTGTGGCGGACACAAAGTAGAGTCTTGAACCGCGTTCTCGATCGGACGAGAAGTATACTCCGTGGAACCCACCGTCATAGCCGACAGCTACGCCAAAGACGTAGCTGTGCACAATCTGACTACAGACGAACGCAAGACCCCGCTGGTGGCGCTGCGGTTTGGTGAGATTATAGTAGAACTCGAGAATCGGAGCGTATTCCTCGCGCATGCGCGAGAGCCCGCGTCCGAAAAGCAGGAGACGGACCTGGAGACTTCGTGCCCTGAGGGACATCTTGCCCGCTTCGAAGATCTTGCGCACAGAATAGAACCCCAACATGATGTCTTGTTCGGTTCGCGTGAACGAGACATGTGTCCACCGAAGCTGGGACTGGCGCGCCTCTAGCCGGCGCGCGCGCCGTAGAAGGTCGCGACGCCAAATGTCCGGATCCTTAATCATGCTGGTCCCGTGCTATTCCAAGGCCTCCGACTACGCCTCGTGCCCTTTCCAGATAAGCACCCTTAGAGTGTGTTCCTCTCCGCCCAACACTCTCTGCTTAATCAGCCACAGCCAGCGTAGCCGTGAATCATCTGCCTGTCAATCCCTGAATGCGCACAAAACACGAAAGAGCAAGGCCGCCCATTAGGACGGTCCTCGCTCAGCTCGCTACTTCTTCCCCGCCATCACAGCTCTCAGCTTATTTCCAAGCGTCCCACCCTTGTTGCCGACGCGCTCACGTGGCCCGACGTGTTTATCGGCTTAGGGATAGGCTGAACGACACGCATGAGGGGCAAGAAATCGTCGCTCTGCGCGCTATTCCTTGTCGCCCTCCATGCGTTTGTTGGTCCTTCCGTCGTTCCGTTGTGGCTCGTTCAGGCGATCAGGTCGATAACTATGCATCTCGACCACGATCTTGGCCTCGCCTCTCCCCTTCGCATCTTGCTCCTTGGCGATCTTGTCCAATCTATCAG is a genomic window containing:
- a CDS encoding L-2-amino-thiazoline-4-carboxylic acid hydrolase, producing MGTVLKELPQSLKDKPAEKTWTAACRSYGIIWGQMGRAVVDLLGEKGIEAVKEGQRRVARMQVPKAFDSGRFPRNAKGMAEYLLLAEQTLGMLVEMEPGATEKKAVFRWLKCPLYDDPPKESTPELCRAYDEFEMEAVKIVDPRLTCTIKKCMGRGEDCCEMVFEMK
- a CDS encoding IS3 family transposase (programmed frameshift); the encoded protein is MRKSKFTEEQIAFVLRQAETGTRVVEVCRKVGISEQTFFRWKRKYGGLGISELRRLRQLEEENRRLKRMVADLSLDKQMLQDVLFKKALRPAQKRERVEHLQEAYRVSERRACEVVEIWRASHRYRSHRRDDVALRMRIREIAETRVRYGYLRIHILLRREGWCVNHKRVYRIYCEESLNLRRRRPRRHVTGSRRMDRPVVEYPNACWSMDFVVDSLFNGRRFRVLTVVDNYSRECLAIEAGQGITGAEVVAVVRRLVKERGVPDRIQCDNGSEFISKVLDKWAYEHAVTLDFSRPGKPGDNAMIESFNGTFRDECLNVNWFLSMEDAREKIEKWREEYNVFRPHSSLGDLTPRQFAEQFAMSSQGQKTPILAGSVSG
- a CDS encoding PAS domain S-box protein; its protein translation is MSSNLTTGISGLDRLTGGLRRGDCIFWCVDEASRYWKLAERFACASRQSGRAVACITWRPEDGQYAELVERDSSFCFDLAGNTEKQLDAFLEFASAHGSDCFVVGIPPLKEHQSHAELTLIRLLGKAFSQLFWLDSTSYFGYLEGQFADDRLTILRDIPRILVQSNARGGTTTLRILKAPGRPLVDTQVVYALEGEELVAIQPGDPSLSDFRSIVEQDQNVVWLLGLNRELAYVSRGTLGFSRDELMLNAPALLGESNSSAASAPIVSGMAEALRTRKAVTGIETRSIDRKTGNEEYFVHNIIPLHDRENRPYGFLGTSTNVTELTRREKLLEKSEAEQRRLAEQLSKSERKYKGLFNSAVDIMSVVDREGRLVDVNPACCKLTGYSREELLDVKCADLVEHFDRDRFLSIFEGGSHPWSVRTEYTFVSKDGVSVPLEVSAVMLDEDHVLFVSRDVSERKMAEAKLKASEEMFRSLVRQAGLGIVYFNAQGDYLDANDALCEMTGYSREELMGAGTPRPYSPNGYVLEHLSQVGRALAGRTDVIETVFRRKNGEVFPVRIHPSSITDHTGEQVGLIGIIEDVTAWKELQRQVIHAQRMDVASFLAVGIAHEFNNLHGGIQNHVELILEDEALPSQVRKDLQVILKTLRRASGITKQLDKFARRIPPNKEPSSLSEVIGDTLDLLSREYENEGIKIDLQNGRGIPELVMDSAQIGQVLLNLFINARDAMRGRAPKILRVETGFQGGRVFVKVSDTGVGIAGEHIEHIFEPVFTTKRNVDGTSAHGLGLGLAVCKTIVREHGGEIGVSSTQGVGTTFTVWLPAEANPPEGPAADERRSGRDGTA